In Mycobacterium sp. ITM-2016-00317, the genomic window TGATCGCGCTGGTCATGCAGCACCTGGATAACTCGATCACCACGTTCACCCGCAAGACCAGGTTCGGCTTCCGCATCCTCGACAGCAAGCAGGGCCACGGCGAACCCAATCCCAGCTGGATCCCGGCGGGCAACGAGGTGACCCGGCGCATCGCCGAGAAGATCGACGGAGTGGCCGGCGGCACGTGGGGCGAGTTGTTCAACATCCCGCTGACCGCCCACTTCCTCGGCGGAGCGGCGATCGGCGACAGCCCGGAGCACGGCGTCATCGATCCTTATCACCGGGTCTACGGCTACCCGACGCTGTCGGTGGCCGACGGCGCGGCGATTTCGGCGAACCTCGGTGTGAACCCGTCCTTGTCGATCACCGCCCAGGCCGAGCGGGCCGCGTCGCTGTGGCCGAACAAGGGCGAGCAGGATCTGCGCCCGGCGCAGGGGGAGCCGTACCGCCGGCTGTCGGCGATCGCGCCGAAGAACCCCGTGGTGCCCGCCGACGCGCCGGCGGCGCTGCGCCGGATCCCGATCGAACCGGTCAGCTCCACGGGCTAGATCTGTTAGCTTCCGGGGATGGCGCTGCACCTCAGAAGCACACTGGCAGTTGCGGTTGCAGCGGGAGTGACCCTGGCGGCCGGGGTTGCCTGCGGCGCCACCGGACAGGCTGCAGGAGAGCCGAACTTCACCTGCCGCGGCCACGACGGGACGCGCACCGCCCGGCAGCTCGACGCCTCGCGGGAGAAGGCCGAGGGTCTGCCGCAGGACGATGTCGTCGAGATCGTCGGTGGCGTCTACGGGGATCCGGACGCGGCCACCCGTTACTGGGAACAGCAGAGCGAAGGTGACTGCGGGCTGATGGCCACCAGGATGGTGGTCGGCGAGGTCACCGGGGCGCCGCCCACCGAACGGGAGATCATCGATCTGGCCGCCGGCACCCCCAGCCAGTGCACACCGGGTGAACCCGTCTACGACGAGAGCGTCGACCCGGAAGACGGTGGTGTCGGTCACGGCACCTGTTCGCGCGATCTGCCGTTACTGCTCAAGCACTTCGGGATCGACGCCGACTACACCAACGACGACGAGGCCGCCGACGGCGGCCTCGACACCGGTCTCGACGCGCTGGCCGACTACCTCGGCAACGGGCAGCAGGCCATGGTGTGCGTGAACTCGCGGATCATCTGGGACACCGAGGGCGACCGGACCAACTGCGGCCACATGATCACAGTCGCCGCCATCGACTTCGACGAGGACATCGTCTACCTCGGCGACAGCGGCGGCGACGACACCCGCGACGAGCAGGTCAGCATCGACACCTTCGAATCGGCCTGGGCCACGGGTGATCACGAGCTCGTCGTGACCCGCTGAGCATCCGCGCGCAGCAGGCGACAGCAGGCACGTGCCAGCCGGCGAGCCGGGGGTGTCGGCGAGCGATCGAGGACGGCATCCTCAGCCTCAACGATCTCTACTAGCGAGGTCGCCCGTTTGGCCGACAGACACCCGTGACAGGCGCCGCTACCGTGGCGAGTGCTCGGGGGAGTCAGCGTGATCGCCGGCGCCGACGCTCCGGCGATCACGTTGACCGGGCAACTCACTAGACTGTCCCGGTGGAATCTGCAGCCCCCCGCCCGGTCCTGGTCGTCGACTTCGGCGCGCAGTACGCGCAGCTGATCGCCCGGCGCGTCCGTGAGGCGCGGGTGTTCTCCGAGGTCGTCCCGCACACCACCTCCGTCGAGGAGATCAAGGCGCGCAATCCCCGCGCGGTCGTGCTGTCGGGCGGGCCGGCCAGCGTGTACGCCGAGGGTGCGCCCCAGTTGGATCCCGCGCTGTTCGACCTCGACGTGCCGGTGTTCGGGATCTGCTACGGATTCCAGGCGATGGCGCAGGCCCTCGGCGGCACCGTGGCGCACACCGGAACCAGCGAGTACGGCCGCACCGAGCTGAAAGTGGCAGGCGGACACCTGCATACCGATCTGCCCGAGACGCAGCCGGTGTGGATGAGCCACGGCGACGCGGTGACGGCCGCGCCGGACGGCTTCGAGGTGGTCGCCACGAGCGCGGGAGCGCCGGTGGCGGCGTTCGAGAACCGGGACCGGCGGCTGGCCGGCGTGCAGTACCACCCCGAGGTGATGCACAGCCCGCACGGCCAGCAGGTGCTCAGCCGCTTCCTGCACGAGTTCGCCGGCATCGACGCGGCCTGGACACCGGCCAACATCGCCGAGGCGCTCATCGCTCAGGTGCGCGCCCAGATCGGTGACGGGCGGGCGATCTGCGGGCTGTCCGGCGGGGTCGACTCCGCGGTGGCCGCCGCGCTGGTGCAGCGGGCCATCGGGGACCGGCTCACGTGTGTGTTCGTCGACCACGGGTTGCTGCGCTCGGGTGAACGGGCCCAGGTGCAGCGTGATTTCGTCGCCGCGACGGGCGCCAACCTGGTCACCGTCGACGTGGCTGACCGCTTCCTGGAGGCGCTGGCCGGGGTGACCAACCCCGAGGGCAAGCGCAAGATCATCGGCCGTGAGTTCATCCGCGCGTTCGAGGGCGCCGTCCGCGACGCCGTCGACGTGTCCGGCGGCGAGGTCGACTTCCTGGTGCAGGGCACGCTCTACCCCGATGTGGTCGAGTCGGGCGGCGGATCCGGCACCGCGAACATCAAGAGTCACCACAACGTCGGCGGCCTGCCGGACGACCTGAAGTTCAAGCTCGTCGAACCGTTGCGGCTGCTGTTCAAGGACGAGGTGCGTGCGGTCGGTCGCGAACTCGGTCTGCCCGAGGAAATCGTTGCCCGCCAACCGTTCCCCGGCCCGGGGTTGGGGATCCGCATCGTCGGTGAGGTCACCGCCGAGCGGCTGGACACGTTGCGGCGCGCGGACGCCATCGCCCGCGAGGAGTTGACCTCGGCCGGGCTGGACCACCAGATCTGGCAGTGCCCGGTGGTGCTGCTGGCCGACGTCCGCTCGGTGGGTGTGCAGGGCGACGGCCGCACCTACGGCCATCCCATCGTGCTGCGCCCGGTGTCCAGCGAGGACGCGATGACGGCGGACTGGACGCGGGTGCCTTACGAAGTGCTGGAACGGATTTCGACGCGGATCACCAACGAGGTGCGTGAGGTCAACCGGGTGGTGCTGGACGTGACCAGCAAGCCGCCGGGCACCATCGAATGGGAGTGAGGCTACTCGCCGAGTAGCTGTGCGATCACTGACTCCACCGCGACGGGGTGCGGAACCGGATCAGTGTGGTGATCAGCTTGTCAAAAGTCGCGCCGTGGTCGGCGTCCTCGACCCGGCGTCCATGGCGATGGCCCTCGCCGATTTGCAGCACCCAAGGGTGACATTCGTCAATGTCGTCGTTGTCGGATGGCGGCGTCGGTCTTGTTGACGCTTGTCGGTGGGTGGGTGTTTACTGACGGTATCGAACAAAGTTTCGAACAACAGATGATTCGGATGAGGTGAAAGGTGCTGCTGTGACGACGCCGAAGAGCAGAACAAGGTGTGCCGTCACACGCGCTGAGCAGGTAGAACAGCTGCGCAAGCAGATCGCGTCGGTGTCCGGCAAGGTGGGTGGGACGCGGCGGGCAGCGGCGCCTGTCCCGGAGCTTTCGTCCACTCCGGATTCTTTGCTACCGAGGCCGGATTCGCTGGCTGAACTGCTTCCCGATTCGTTGCCGCGCGGCACCGTCGCGGTGCTTTCAGGGGCTCGGTCGCTGCAGCTGCGGATGGTCGCGGCGGTGACGGCCGCAGGCGGTCATGTCGCGATCATCGGCCAACCTGACGTCGGACTGCTGGCGGCGGTGGAGATGGGGGCCGACCTGAGCAGGATCGCGGTCATCCCGGAGGCCGGGGCCGACCCGGTCGAAGTGGCCGCGGTGCTGATGGACGGGATGGATTTGGTGGTGCTCGGGCTGGGTGGCCGACGGGTGCCGGCCACCCGGGCCAGGGCGGTGGTGGCCCGGGCCCGCCAGCGGGGGTGCACCCTGCTCGTCACCGACGGTGACTGGCAGGGGGCCTCCGCGCGACTGGAGGCCCACGTCAGCGGTTACGAGATCGCCGGCGGGCGGGACGGGCGGCCCACCCCCGGGTGCGGACGGATCAGCCGGGTGCGTCTGTCGATGCGGGCCCGGGGCCGGTCCGTCGGCCATCAGGCCCGCGCCGTGGGTGGGTGACGGGTGGCTGCCTCCAGGGTTCTGGCGCTGTGGTGCATGGACTGGCCCGCCGTGGCCGCCGCCGCGGCAGCGGGGTTGCCGCCGACCCTGCCGATCGCGGTCACACTGGCCAACCGGGTGATCGCCTGCTCGGCGGCGGCCCGCGCGGTCGGCGTGCGCCGGGGTCTGCGGCGCCGGGAGTCGCAGGCCCGGTGTCCGGGGTTGCACGTGGTCACCGCCGACCCGGCCCGCGACGCCCGGCACTTCGAGAACATCACCACCGCCGTGGACGACCTCGTCCCCCGGGCGGAGGTGCTCCGGCCCGGGCTGCTGGCCTTGTCGGTGCGCGGAGCGGCCCGGTACTTCGGCTCCGAGCAGACCGCCGCCGAGCGACTGGTCGACGCGGTGGCCGCCGCGGGCGCCGAATGTCAGGTCGGGGTCGCCGACCAGCTGCCCACCGCGGTCTTCGCCGCCCGGGCCGGTCGGCTCGTGGACGCGGGGGAGGACGCGGCATTCCTGTCGGGGCTGTCGGTGCGGCAGCTGGCCGCCGAACCCAGCCTGTCGTCCACCCGTCGGGAGGACTTGGCAGATCTGTTGTGGCGCCTGGGAATCCGGACCATCGGACAGTTCGCCGAGCTGTCGCGCAGCGACGTGGCCTCCCGGTTCGGCGCCGACGCGGTGGTGGCGCACCGGATCGCGCGCGGCGAGCCCGCGCGGGGCCCCTCGGGACGCGAGCCCGAGGCGGAACTGGACGCGGTGATGGACTGCGACCCGCCCATCGACCGGGTCGACGCGGCTGCTTTCGCCGGACGGTCGCTGGCCGGCGAACTGCACCGCCATCTGGAAGGCGCGGGTGTGGGTTGCACCCGGCTGGCCATCCATGCGGTGACCACCACCGGCCAGGAGCTGGAACGGGTCTGGCGGTGTGCGGAGCCGCTGACGGAGGACGCCACCGCAGACCGGGTGCGCTGGCAGCTGGACGGTTGGCTGAATCGCCGCAACTCGCAGGACCGGCCCGCCGCACCGATCGCGGTGCTGCGGCTGCGGCCGGTGGAGGTGGTGTCGGCCGAGGCCCTGCAACTGCCGCTGTGGGGTGGAGTGGGCGAGGAGGACAGGCTGCGGGCCCGCCGGGCGCTGGTCCGGGTTCAGGGCCTGCTGGGTCCTGAGGCGGTCAAGGTGCCGGTGCTCAGCGGTGGGCGGGGCCGGCCGAGCGCATCACCTTCACTCCGCTCGGGGATGAGCTTGTGCCGCAGTCGAACCCGGATCAGCCGTGGCCAGGCCGGTTGCCCGAGCCCTCGCCGACGGTGCTGCTCGACGACCCCGTGGAGTTGTTCGACGCCGAGGGCGATCCGGTGCGGGTCACCGGCCGCGGGCTGTTCTCCACCGATCCGGTCCGACTGCACGCGCCGGGCCGGTCCGCCCGGCTGTCGTGGTGGACGGGGCCCTGGCCGGTCGACGAACGGTGGTGGGATCCCCGGCGGCGGCCAAGGCCGGGCGGACTGCCCGGGCGCAGGTGCTGCTCGACACCGATCCGGCGCAGGCCCTGTTGCTGTGTTACCGGCAGCGGCAGTGGTATCTCGAAGGAGTCTACGAGTAAGGCGCAATTTGATTGTGCTCAATTGAATTGTGCGCTACCGTCGTGGACATGGCACCGCTGAGTCTGGACGAACACCTGTGTTTCGCTCTGTACTCGGCATCGCGTGCCATGACCGCGGCCTACCGTCCGCTGCTGGCCGAGTTGGGCATCACCTATCCGCAGTATTTGGTGCTGCTCGTTCTCGGCGAGGAGGGCAGCATCACGGTCGGCCGCCTCGGCGAGCGGCTGCAACTCGACTCCGGGACGCTCTCGCCATTGCTCAAACGCATGGAGGCCGGCGGGATCGTCCGACGCCGGCGAAGTGACACCGACGAGCGTCAGGTCGAGGTGGCGCTGACCACCGAAGGGAAACGGTTGCGGCGCAAGGCGCTATGCATTCCCGAGCAGCTCTTCCCGCTCACCGGACTGACGCCCGAGCAGGCGATGGACCTGCGCGCAGGCGTGGCCCGCCTCACCGAAGCTCTCATCCACGCCCAGAAAGGCACCACTGATGGATAAAGTCCTCTACACCGCAGAAGCCCTCGCCACCGGAGAGGGACGCGACGGCCACGGCCGCACCTCCGACGGCAAGCTCGACCTCGACCTGGCCATCCCCACCGAGATGGGCGGCACCGGCAACGGCACCAACCCCGAGCAGCTCTTCGCCGTCGGCTACGCCGCATGCTTCCACTCCGCGCTGCGCCTGGTGGGGCGCCAGGAGAAGGTCGACGTCTCCGATTCCGCTGTGGGAGCGCGGGTTCAGATCGGTCCCACCGACAGCGGCGGTTTCGGGCTGGCTGTCGAGCTGGAGATCACCCTGCCCAACGTCGACCACGACACCGCCGTGCAGGTTGCCGAAAAGGCGCACCAGGTCTGCCCGTACTCGAATGCCACTCGCGGCAACATCGACGTCAAGCTGGTGGTCACCGACGACTGACGTCGCCCAGCTGTGCGGCGAACGCGCCGACCCGCGCGATGAACCGGTCGAAGAACACGGCAGGTTCGACCTCAACTCCGATGAGCGCGTTGGGTTCTCGTCCCCAGCGGTGACTCCAGTCGGCGATCGTCATGCCGCGGGTCAGCGTGCCCGTCAGCTCCACGTCCACCGGCGCGCGGCGGCACCGCACCAGCGCGGTGTCCAGCGCGACCGCGGCGGCCAGCGGGTCGTGCAGGTGGGCCAGGTAGCCCTCGCCCTGGTCGTGATGGAACTCGAAGTAGAAGCGCATCGCGTCTTCGAGGGTCCGGATCAGCGGATTGGCCGCCGTCGACGCGGTGCCGCGCACGTCGTGCACCGACATCGGCGTGGACGGCGAGCCGGCGGCCTCGGCCAGTCGGCTGAGCAGCTGCGGCGTCAGCACGGCGTGCTCGG contains:
- the guaA gene encoding glutamine-hydrolyzing GMP synthase — its product is MESAAPRPVLVVDFGAQYAQLIARRVREARVFSEVVPHTTSVEEIKARNPRAVVLSGGPASVYAEGAPQLDPALFDLDVPVFGICYGFQAMAQALGGTVAHTGTSEYGRTELKVAGGHLHTDLPETQPVWMSHGDAVTAAPDGFEVVATSAGAPVAAFENRDRRLAGVQYHPEVMHSPHGQQVLSRFLHEFAGIDAAWTPANIAEALIAQVRAQIGDGRAICGLSGGVDSAVAAALVQRAIGDRLTCVFVDHGLLRSGERAQVQRDFVAATGANLVTVDVADRFLEALAGVTNPEGKRKIIGREFIRAFEGAVRDAVDVSGGEVDFLVQGTLYPDVVESGGGSGTANIKSHHNVGGLPDDLKFKLVEPLRLLFKDEVRAVGRELGLPEEIVARQPFPGPGLGIRIVGEVTAERLDTLRRADAIAREELTSAGLDHQIWQCPVVLLADVRSVGVQGDGRTYGHPIVLRPVSSEDAMTADWTRVPYEVLERISTRITNEVREVNRVVLDVTSKPPGTIEWE
- a CDS encoding organic hydroperoxide resistance protein, whose amino-acid sequence is MDKVLYTAEALATGEGRDGHGRTSDGKLDLDLAIPTEMGGTGNGTNPEQLFAVGYAACFHSALRLVGRQEKVDVSDSAVGARVQIGPTDSGGFGLAVELEITLPNVDHDTAVQVAEKAHQVCPYSNATRGNIDVKLVVTDD
- a CDS encoding MarR family transcriptional regulator; this encodes MAPLSLDEHLCFALYSASRAMTAAYRPLLAELGITYPQYLVLLVLGEEGSITVGRLGERLQLDSGTLSPLLKRMEAGGIVRRRRSDTDERQVEVALTTEGKRLRRKALCIPEQLFPLTGLTPEQAMDLRAGVARLTEALIHAQKGTTDG